Part of the Triticum urartu cultivar G1812 chromosome 2, Tu2.1, whole genome shotgun sequence genome, gcgaccagctgaaacagccggtcgagctccacaaggcgaccgaataggccatgaagggcttcatagttcggctgtggcccggagaggccctgcctgggagatacttcgggctggtgcggcggctggtggaggcctgtccaaggctcgaggtcatcaagcgctccgtctgcatcgaaggtgcccgtcgggcccttgcccgtgcaaaggtgcactggggtaagctggacggtgagaagcttgtgaaggatgggccgccgccggggaaggagcatcgcaagcccgagaactattacaaggatgttcttgcgggtgcccgccttgtggcggatgaatgtaccaaggatgtattttttgaataaacttgctcgtttttatcctgtgcgctgaaaacctgttcataggcgcttaagcaatgcttgttgaatttaaaatattattttctgtgcggccgtttatcaaaaaattgagagatggccagtcgtcggcttctgcccccatgccactagtgctggggtgttcgggataaacctgagcgctctttttcccatagttgggtccttcgagggaggcgctcagcacaacgaaccaggcaatcggactataatgcttgaacactctcacttagccatagaactttataattttaaatttcggcgaagcccctagttcggaagaccgagttcggggcgctatccacgccttggccggacaaatccggctcctcgctcgaagcggcataagtctttagggactcgagaaaacctctcgaacagcgaccggtctctcgcctcatcatgacagtcagttttagctttctccactgaggtgcttaacccagctcaaccggggcacaaccacagtggttctcctagtgctaccttagccgatatagcggaacgtaaggcaccaaaaaataggagccgggcaaacccaactattgacccaaatcatgattcggagccgatgcatatagtgctataagttcggggtgccgcacttgtgaaagtgtacggacttctcacaccatattaaagggtactgaagcccccggcgtacttgccgtaccacagtgtacgggtgcaacatgtcgttaatgaacatatataaaagagagtaatgcagaaaatagacaaaagctatgcattgtttatataaaggctatttatcaaagccgaacgatacaaatagtgcggtaagcaaaagatattggactattcagtatgtcctgaccgggggcaggccgcggaattgtatttaaaacaggtataccgctcgtaacagagaccacctgggagttccatagtgcggcatggcttgtctgcctccctggatcttgcatcgtttgtgcggcagtcgaattgccgaacaggtcgtccgaagtatggagtcctgaaggtaagaaaaaattaaaaagagaatccgacagcccctagtacgttttaagccgtattctgggcgtgccgttattgtgccccttcccctgtgcccatggtatttcaagggcgtagttatgtacgcgaggtactggtttcgctatgtcgcgatagctggggttggggccgcattgctacgcttgctcagagtgtgcaaggcggtcctgctgtgggttactccgggcgcgcttggcattgtctggctttttaatggccggactggagaattgcctgagaaggctacttcgtacctccgctgcgagagccgccatatgctcctccgtacagagggagcgttcggtgtttccgttgaccgtaattactcctcgagggcctggcatcttgagcttgagatatgcgtagtgcggcaccgcattgaactttgcaaatgcggttcgtccgagcagggcgtgatagccactgcgaaacgggactatatcgaagattaactcttcccttcggaaattgtccggggatccgaagaccacgtcaagtgttactgagcctgtacagttggcttctacacctggtatgacgcctttaaaggtcgttcttgtgggtttaatccttgagggatctattcccattttccgcactgtatcctgataaagcatgttcaggctactgccgccgtccatgaggactcttgtgagatgaaatccgtcgatgattgggtcgagaaccaatgcggcgaagccgccatgacggatgctagtgggatggtcccttcgatcaaaagtgatcgggcaggaggaccatgggttgaacttggggatgactggctctatcgcatatacgtcccgtagtgcacgcttccgctcccgcttgggaatgtgggttgcgtatatcatgttcaccgtccgcacttgtgggggaaagcccttctgtccattgttgttcggcggcttgggctcctcgtcgtcactgtgcaaccccttgtctctgttttcggcccttaacttgcctgcctgcctgaacacccaacaatccctgttagtgtgattggctggcctttcgggggtgccatgtatctggcacaagcgatcgagtattcggtccaaactggacgggccctgagtattctttttgaatggctttttccgctgaccggatttatagcctttgaatccggcattgactgccgtgtcttcattgctgtcgctatTAACGCGGCATTTTTGCTTaatccgacgtgtcctgccacttttgtccttggtatccgaattaccagggttctttgataagttgttactgcgagctagccagctgtcttctcccgcgcaaaagcgggtcatgagtgttgtgagggctgccatggatttcggcttttcctgtcccaggtgtcgggcaagccactcgtcgcggatgttatgcttgaagaatgctagggcctctgcgtctggacagtcgactatttggtttttctttgttaggaaccgtgtccagaattgtctggccgattcctctggctactgaattatgtggcttaagtcgtcggcatccggcggtcacacgtaagtgccctggaaattgtcgaggaatgcggcttccaagtcctcccaagaaccgattgagtctgctggcaagctgttaagccaatgccgggccggtcctttaagtttgagcgggaggtatttgatggcgtgtagatcatcgccgcgtgccatgtggatatgaaggagataatccttgatccataccgccgggtctgttgtgccatcgtatgattcgatgtttatgggtttgaaaccctgtgggattttatgatccattacttcattcgtgaagcatagcgggtgtgcggcgcctctgtactgggctatatcacgacgtagctcggaagcgctatgtctattgtgttcggcccggccggatttgttgtatccggagtgaagatcattgtcacatgccgtagggcgcctgcgcgatccgtagatcgatcttgtttgtcttgccttatcctccagtatgtctcgcaggtcgggtgcattttcccgtgccttagttgagtggcgtcggggcatggcttggatGGAGGGCCGAggggcctctctgtcgcggccgcgaggtggccggtctgccatgtcatgcgctggtgatgtaggtgcttcctcctctaatcggggtagcagcctgcgctttgggtaactcttggaggggcgtttgagttcatactctttggccgtaaggacttcagtccatctgtcagctagcaaatcttgggtagctttaagctgttgctgctttttcttgaggctgcttgccgtggctaaaagcctgcgtttaaaacgctcttgttcagCGGGGtttgatggtatgacgaattcgtcgtcatcgaggcttgcctcgtcttcggagggaggcgtatagttatcatcctcgacctctcggtctaccgctctctcatgagggctggcttctccatttcctgtgccgaatcttgctgaggtgggtgttcttcggcgttattcggggtagtattatctcccgtgccggaatcaccgtttttgctttggcgggatttagagcggcgccgttttcttgggggcgtcatcccccactgttccatcgccatctccatcttttggagtatccaccatatatatgtcatatgacgaggtggccttccagcgccctacaggtgctggttcctgttcgtctcctacatcgtcgtccatgccgtcgatatcttcggagctgaagtcaagcatgtcggttagatcgtcgacagtggctacaaagtgggtggtgggtgggctttgagtttccttatcgtccgtatcccaccctcgctgaccgtagtccggccagggctctcctgataaagagagagacttaagagagttcgggatgtcgccaaaaggcgaatactgaaagatgtctgcggcggtgaactccattatcggcgcccaattggattcgattggcaggggcacggggggttcggagtccggggaggagtccggatcctcggagtcacgggccatgcggagtgcagggctggagttcggctcgatcgcctctgagatcgcagcccttGAAGCATCgtctaaccgctgatcctcgatcggcgcagtatgctccgaatcaatggtcgaaaccgatgcgtatgCGACCTCCAAGGAGctgttcagcggcagagctatatcatgcccatcgagacagtgcggcgcgcttggctgtggctcgaatccgtcgaagatcaagtccccatggatgtcagccgtgtagtttaggcttccaaacctgacctgatggccaggggcgtagctttcgatctgctccaggtggccgagtgaattggcccgcagagcgaagccaccgaagacgaagatctgtccagggagaaaagtttcaccctggaccgtatcgtcgttgatgatcaaaggagccatcgggcctaaaggcgacgacacagaggaactctcaatgaaagcaccaatgtcggtgtcaaaaccggcggatctcgggtagggggtcccgaactgtgcgtcaaggccggatggtaacaggagacaagggacacgatgttttttacccaggttcgggccctctcgatggaggtaataccctactcctgcttgattaatattgatgatatgggtagtacaagagtagatctaccacgagatcaaggaggctaaaccctagaagctagcctatggtatgattgttgtgtatggagttgattgcctacggactacaacccctccggtttatatagacaccggatagggttagggttacataaagtcggttacaatggtaggagatcttgaatatccgcatcgccaagcttgccttccacgccaaggaaagtcccatccggacacgggacgaagtcttcaatcttgtatcttcatagtccaggagtccggctgaaggtatagtccggctacccgaacaccccctaatccaggactccctcaccggccttttcacaggaatgggcctctgttgggatgtgccacgtgtcgacgtatcataggcgccttctgtccaatgagtggatgacatctgtcccagcgatgagccgacacgtgtttcctccagccaatgatgattttacacgtggaaaatccccattggtcaggactgttaacgggttatcggatccaaaacccgacccgatagctgaACGGCATTCCGtgacggtggatgccacgtgtcggtcacccttgatgaatgcacttctgtgacgcgcgatttatcgtcatggaagtggacacttccgtgatgataattttggtaatgtcatggaacacttctacgacagcacatgtatgactatcttgattctgtcataaaatcgtcatggctgtacatgcatgacataaaacgcgacctactgtgacaaacaagtatcatcacagaagtgtatcttttttgtagtgcaagcTCTTGTTTCATGTccttcaacctacaaggttctcgtaatgttgcttgttcttctttgctaacggagtgttttcaacttcattcATCTCCTTGGTATTtattctttcaatttgttcaacctctcaaggttcgtggtttcactcgtttgtcgaagaagcaactttgttttacctttTCCTCTCCCGCTTCTCTCTGGTCCCATCcttagatctcgggatgagatctcttgtaagtggaggagtgttttgacgccccaagaccgacaCTCCAGACGCCTTTCATGTTTTGCGTGTCAGTCATGTTATTTATTCATTTGTCGCAtccatcatgtcatcatgtgcattgcatcctCATGTTTTTAAAACTTGCGTCCATCCCGGTCTCCCCGTTCCTTTTGTTGTTCGTTccgagcccagacacacttgcacgcgcccgcggcacctccgaaattttattttataagtggcgggaaaatgttctcggaatgggatgaaagttgtcatgcggtgttgttatgttgtcggtagaccgcctgccaaatttcattgcattcggagtccgtttgacgccccaacggataactatagcgacattatagtcagTCAAACCGTCGGACGTTTTCAGTCTCCGAAAACTGATGCCGAACCTCtctttctcttctcttctctcagcccaaggcCTTCTTTGCACAGCCCACTAGCCCCACGTAGGCCCGCATGTCTTTGTCGACCTCTCTCAGGccccctcgcgcgcgcgtccgaaactTCCTTGAACCCGAATCGGGCTGTCATTACCGATGGGTTCGGATCATCCCTAACATCCCTAAAACATATTCGTTTTCTTATTTAGACTCCCTAAGCCTATTTAGTCTCGATCGCTCGATTACGATCGGACGGACCGAGTTAATCCCTATCCTAATCTCATATCTATTTAAACAGACCAACCCTAAATTCTAGAGGATTTGTCCCTGTCGCCACCGCTGCACTCATCTCCCACCTCGGTATCCATCTCCACCAAATTGTCATCTTCCTCGTGTTCTCCCCGATCCAAAACCACCGAGACCAACCACGCCAAACCATATCGAACCCCCACCAAATCCCACGCGTAGCAGCCAGCCGCAGCGTCTCCCTGCTCGACCCTGTCCTCGAGGACGCACCCGAGCTCCATTCTCTCGAGCCATGGCACCTCTGCGACAAGGCGCCCGAGTTCATCCATGCCTGCTGCCCACCGAAACGAGCAGGAGATCTTCCATGGCGCCTCCTTCCGCTT contains:
- the LOC125535527 gene encoding uncharacterized protein LOC125535527, with protein sequence MVETDAPTLNSRGFVPVATAALISHLGIHLHQIVIFLVFSPIQNHRDQPRQTISNPHQIPRVAASRSVSLLDPVLEDAPELHSLEPWHLCDKAPEFIHACCPPKRAGDLPWRLLPLFPTELVNRTMAPSPEFTEPPGARIKSHNIRAAPELRPCHCCPDLVPASRIRPVPTLPAFPAACRRFPSCPTSPRCHGRVDLRSSPGEDDRTSSPAPVLLLGHAQA